In the genome of Streptomyces collinus, one region contains:
- the pdxR gene encoding MocR-like pyridoxine biosynthesis transcription factor PdxR, translated as MVESWVNSAERIGSDLHLELTGPGGRRAALIRGLREAVRSGRLAPGTRLPPYRSLAADLGVARNTVADAYAELVAEGWLTARQGSGTRVAERAEPLRPAARVPKKAPPRAHGPRHDLTQGTPDVSAFPRTAWLASYRRALQQAPNEVFGPGDPAGRPELRQALTEYLARARGVRTEPGRIVICSGFAHALRLLFGGGVLRGPLAVEAYGLGFHRQVLAAAGVRTVPLPLDEHGARIDRLGRERAVLLTPAHQFPTGGPLHPTRRAAVIDWARARDGLVLEDDYDGEFRYDRKPVGAVQGLDPERVIHIGSVSKSLSPAVRLGWMVLPERYVEAALAAKGEREAWASVLDQLSLADFIASGSYDRHVRRMRQRYRGRRDRLVAALAEHAPHIEATGIAAGLHAVLRLPPGTEASAVKAAAWQGIALDGLAAFRHPETDMPAGDGLVVGYATPSEHAYGPALEALCGALPPP; from the coding sequence ATGGTGGAATCGTGGGTCAATTCCGCGGAGCGGATCGGGTCCGACCTGCATCTGGAGCTGACCGGGCCGGGCGGCCGGCGGGCGGCGCTGATCCGGGGCCTGCGCGAGGCCGTGCGCAGCGGGCGGCTCGCCCCGGGCACGCGGCTGCCGCCGTACCGCTCGCTCGCGGCGGACCTCGGCGTCGCCCGCAACACGGTGGCGGACGCGTACGCGGAACTCGTCGCGGAGGGCTGGCTCACCGCCCGGCAGGGCTCAGGCACCCGGGTCGCGGAGCGCGCCGAGCCGCTGCGGCCCGCCGCTCGCGTGCCCAAGAAGGCACCACCACGCGCGCATGGCCCCCGGCACGATCTGACGCAGGGCACGCCGGACGTCTCGGCGTTCCCGCGCACCGCCTGGCTGGCCTCCTACCGGCGGGCCCTCCAGCAGGCGCCCAACGAGGTGTTCGGGCCGGGCGACCCCGCCGGCCGCCCGGAACTGCGGCAGGCGCTCACCGAGTACCTGGCACGCGCGCGTGGCGTGCGGACCGAGCCGGGCCGGATCGTGATCTGCTCCGGCTTCGCGCACGCGCTGCGGCTGCTGTTCGGCGGTGGCGTCCTGCGCGGTCCCCTGGCGGTGGAGGCGTACGGGCTCGGGTTCCACCGGCAGGTCCTGGCCGCGGCCGGGGTCCGGACGGTACCGCTCCCGCTCGACGAACACGGCGCGCGGATCGACCGGTTGGGGCGCGAGCGGGCCGTGCTGCTCACGCCGGCGCACCAGTTCCCGACCGGCGGCCCGCTGCACCCCACGCGCCGGGCCGCCGTGATCGACTGGGCACGCGCGCGGGACGGACTGGTCCTGGAGGACGACTACGACGGGGAGTTCCGCTACGACCGCAAGCCGGTCGGCGCCGTCCAGGGGCTCGACCCCGAGCGCGTGATCCACATCGGTTCGGTCAGCAAGAGCCTGTCGCCGGCGGTGCGGCTGGGCTGGATGGTGCTCCCGGAGCGGTACGTCGAGGCCGCCTTGGCCGCCAAGGGCGAGCGCGAAGCGTGGGCGAGCGTCCTCGACCAGCTGAGCCTCGCGGACTTCATCGCTTCGGGGTCGTACGACCGGCACGTACGCCGGATGCGGCAGCGCTACCGCGGCCGCCGGGACCGGCTCGTCGCAGCGCTCGCCGAGCACGCGCCGCACATCGAGGCCACCGGCATCGCGGCCGGGCTGCACGCCGTGCTGCGGCTGCCGCCCGGCACCGAGGCGTCCGCGGTCAAGGCCGCCGCCTGGCAGGGCATCGCTTTGGACGGCCTCGCCGCGTTCCGGCACCCGGAGACGGACATGCCGGCCGGCGACGGGCTCGTCGTGGGGTACGCGACCCCCTCCGAGCACGCCTACGGGCCGGCCCTGGAGGCGCTGTGCGGTGCGCTGCCGCCGCCGTGA
- a CDS encoding carboxymuconolactone decarboxylase family protein, whose amino-acid sequence MTTTTHTSSTHPTSARLEFGASAPKAFRALIAFDAAAREGIDPALVELIQIRSSHLNHCAYCLHMHTNDARKAGESEDRLHMVAVWREARHFFTEREQAALALTDAVTLIAGSGVPDDVYARAAALFDERELAQVIALICSINTWNRVALSTGKVAGTDER is encoded by the coding sequence ATGACGACGACCACGCACACGAGCAGCACCCACCCGACGTCCGCCCGGCTGGAGTTCGGCGCATCGGCCCCGAAGGCCTTCCGGGCCCTCATCGCCTTCGACGCCGCCGCCCGCGAGGGCATCGACCCGGCCCTGGTCGAGCTGATCCAGATCCGCTCCTCGCACCTCAACCACTGCGCGTACTGCCTGCACATGCACACCAACGACGCCCGCAAGGCCGGCGAGAGCGAGGACCGGCTGCACATGGTCGCCGTGTGGCGCGAGGCCCGTCACTTCTTCACCGAGCGGGAGCAGGCGGCCCTCGCCCTCACCGACGCGGTGACCCTCATCGCCGGCTCCGGCGTCCCGGACGACGTGTACGCGCGGGCCGCCGCACTGTTCGACGAGCGGGAACTGGCCCAGGTGATCGCCCTGATCTGCTCGATCAACACCTGGAACCGGGTGGCGCTGTCGACGGGGAAGGTCGCCGGGACCGACGAGCGGTGA
- a CDS encoding uridine kinase, producing MGRVRLEAITWERLGDLLAERLLDLKPADGSPWPRIAIDGAPAARPGDLAQRVGEALRIGGRSSLVVGTEGFLRPASVRLEYGHQDVEAYYDGWYDTGALWREVFGPLEADGEGRVLPDLWDPAADRATRSPYVELPPGGVLLLHGSFLLRHWFPFDLSVHVLLSPGALRRRTPEAEHWTLPAFERYEHETDPVGTADVLVRADDPHRPAWSG from the coding sequence ATGGGCCGTGTGCGACTCGAAGCGATCACCTGGGAACGGCTCGGCGACCTGCTCGCCGAGCGCCTGCTCGACCTGAAGCCCGCCGACGGCAGTCCCTGGCCGCGCATCGCCATCGACGGGGCCCCCGCCGCCCGCCCGGGAGACCTCGCCCAGCGGGTCGGTGAGGCGCTGCGCATAGGCGGCCGCTCCTCGCTCGTCGTGGGCACGGAGGGCTTTCTGCGCCCCGCCTCTGTACGGCTCGAATACGGCCACCAAGACGTCGAGGCCTACTACGACGGCTGGTACGACACCGGCGCCCTGTGGCGCGAGGTGTTCGGCCCGCTCGAAGCCGACGGCGAGGGCCGCGTCCTGCCCGACCTGTGGGACCCGGCCGCCGACCGCGCCACCCGCAGCCCCTACGTCGAACTCCCGCCCGGCGGCGTGCTGTTGCTGCACGGGTCCTTCCTCCTTCGGCACTGGTTCCCCTTCGATCTGAGCGTTCACGTCCTCCTCTCCCCGGGCGCCCTGCGCCGCCGCACCCCCGAGGCCGAGCACTGGACCCTTCCGGCCTTCGAGCGCTACGAGCACGAGACGGACCCGGTGGGGACGGCGGACGTCCTGGTGCGGGCCGACGATCCGCACCGCCCCGCGTGGAGCGGCTGA
- a CDS encoding glutamate synthase subunit beta encodes MADPKGFLTTPRQEWPRRPVEERARDWDEVYVPGALLPIISKQADRCMDCGIPFCHDACPLGNLIPEWNDLVSREDWRAAADRLHATNNFPEFTGRLCPAPCEAGCVLAINQPAVTIKNVECAIADRAWEEGFAPPKPPERLSGKTVAVIGSGPTGLAAAQQLTRAGHTVAVYERDDRPGGLMRYGIPAFKMEKHHLERRLEQMRAEGTKFRTSTAVGRDIGADELRTRYDAVVLATGATAWRELPVPGRELTGIHQAMEYLPLANRVREGDLETSPLSAAGKHVVIVGGGDTGADCLGTAVREGAASVTQLDIYALPEAERDEDTEPWPTYPMRIYRLSAAHEEARDLRTAPVAHADARLFAASTLRFDGDAQGRVCSLHLVEVDARRHPVEGTGRTLPADLVLLALGFSGPDREDGLVDQLGLEMEPRGTIRRDSGFATNVPGVFAAGDAARGQSLIVWAIAEGRAVAAAVDRHLTGSARLPAPIGPYDRPMAV; translated from the coding sequence ATGGCCGATCCCAAGGGTTTCCTGACCACGCCCCGCCAGGAATGGCCGCGCCGGCCGGTCGAGGAACGGGCGCGAGACTGGGACGAGGTCTACGTCCCCGGGGCGCTGCTGCCGATCATCAGCAAGCAGGCCGACCGTTGCATGGACTGCGGCATCCCCTTCTGCCACGACGCCTGCCCGCTGGGCAACCTGATCCCCGAGTGGAACGACCTGGTGTCCAGGGAGGACTGGCGGGCGGCCGCCGACCGGCTGCACGCCACGAACAACTTCCCGGAGTTCACCGGCCGGCTGTGCCCCGCGCCGTGCGAGGCGGGGTGTGTGCTGGCGATCAACCAGCCGGCCGTCACCATCAAGAACGTCGAGTGCGCGATCGCCGACCGGGCCTGGGAGGAGGGGTTCGCGCCGCCGAAGCCGCCGGAGCGGCTGTCCGGCAAGACGGTCGCGGTGATCGGTTCGGGCCCGACGGGGCTTGCCGCGGCGCAGCAGCTGACGCGGGCCGGGCACACGGTCGCCGTGTACGAGAGGGACGACCGCCCCGGCGGGCTGATGCGGTACGGCATTCCGGCGTTCAAGATGGAGAAGCACCATCTGGAGCGGCGGCTGGAGCAGATGCGGGCCGAGGGGACGAAGTTCCGGACGTCGACGGCGGTCGGGCGGGACATCGGGGCCGATGAGCTGCGGACCCGCTACGACGCCGTGGTGCTGGCCACGGGCGCGACCGCCTGGCGTGAACTCCCGGTACCGGGGCGGGAACTGACGGGTATTCACCAGGCGATGGAGTACCTGCCGCTGGCCAACCGGGTGCGCGAGGGTGATCTGGAGACGTCCCCGCTGTCGGCAGCCGGGAAGCACGTCGTCATCGTCGGCGGCGGCGACACGGGGGCGGACTGTCTGGGCACGGCCGTCCGGGAGGGCGCGGCGTCCGTCACCCAGCTGGACATCTACGCGCTGCCGGAGGCGGAGCGCGACGAGGACACCGAGCCCTGGCCTACGTACCCGATGCGGATCTACCGGCTGTCCGCCGCCCATGAAGAGGCCCGTGACCTGCGGACCGCACCGGTCGCGCACGCGGATGCGCGGCTGTTCGCGGCGTCCACGCTGCGCTTCGACGGCGACGCCCAGGGACGGGTGTGCTCGCTGCACCTGGTCGAGGTGGACGCACGGCGCCATCCGGTGGAGGGCACCGGGCGGACGCTCCCCGCCGACCTCGTGCTGCTCGCCCTCGGTTTCTCCGGGCCCGACCGGGAAGACGGTCTCGTCGACCAGCTGGGGCTGGAGATGGAGCCGCGCGGGACGATCAGGCGGGACTCCGGGTTCGCCACGAACGTGCCCGGGGTGTTCGCCGCGGGGGACGCGGCCCGGGGGCAGTCGCTCATCGTGTGGGCGATCGCCGAGGGGCGGGCGGTGGCAGCGGCCGTCGACCGTCATCTGACGGGCAGTGCGAGGCTGCCGGCACCGATCGGGCCGTACGACCGGCCCATGGCGGTGTAG
- a CDS encoding helix-turn-helix domain-containing protein codes for MSEPRSAPTVGQVVLGRRLLDLRERAGMKREEAARILRVAPATVRRMEMAEVALKIPYLQLLLKAYGISDDEAEAFVRLAEEANRPGWWQRFHDILPGWFSMYVSLEGAASVIRSYEPHFVPGLLQTEDYARGVLRSGAIGQTRPEDIERHVALRMQRQDLLTREDAPRLWVVMDETALRRPAGGPEVMRAQIDKLLDATKLPNVTLQIAPFAAGPHPGTYGPFVLFRFAMPELPDMVYSEYLTGAVYLDARTEVATHLEVMDRMAAQAATAHRTKEILRDLRKEL; via the coding sequence GTGAGTGAACCGCGGTCCGCACCGACGGTCGGTCAGGTCGTGCTCGGCCGACGCCTGTTGGACCTGCGGGAACGCGCGGGCATGAAGCGCGAGGAGGCCGCGCGCATCCTCCGCGTCGCCCCCGCCACGGTCCGGCGTATGGAGATGGCCGAGGTCGCGCTCAAAATCCCCTATCTGCAACTACTCCTCAAGGCCTACGGAATTTCCGACGACGAGGCCGAGGCCTTCGTCCGACTGGCCGAGGAAGCCAACCGGCCCGGCTGGTGGCAGCGTTTCCACGACATCCTGCCCGGCTGGTTCTCGATGTACGTGAGCCTGGAGGGCGCGGCGAGCGTCATCCGCAGCTACGAGCCCCACTTCGTCCCCGGTCTGCTGCAGACCGAGGACTACGCGCGCGGGGTGCTCCGGTCGGGCGCCATCGGCCAGACCCGCCCCGAGGACATCGAGCGCCATGTCGCCCTGCGCATGCAGCGCCAGGACCTGCTCACCCGCGAGGACGCGCCCAGGCTGTGGGTCGTGATGGACGAGACCGCGCTGCGTCGCCCGGCCGGCGGCCCGGAGGTGATGCGCGCCCAGATCGACAAGCTGCTCGACGCCACGAAGCTGCCCAACGTGACGTTGCAGATCGCCCCGTTCGCAGCCGGGCCGCACCCGGGCACGTACGGGCCGTTCGTGCTGTTCCGATTCGCCATGCCCGAACTGCCGGACATGGTCTACAGCGAGTACCTGACCGGCGCGGTCTATCTCGACGCGCGCACCGAGGTGGCGACCCACCTGGAGGTCATGGACCGCATGGCGGCGCAGGCCGCTACGGCACATCGCACGAAGGAGATCCTCCGGGACCTCCGCAAGGAGCTGTAA
- a CDS encoding DUF2293 domain-containing protein, with protein MVPRATLPPLTGLLVFQPLKRRYCAECRRGPLPLLALEDGAPRCLDCADLGHLVFLPSGDTALTRRSREESTLSAVVVRFNRRKSRYERQGVLVEEAALARAEQRCLADAEARRRRRVRDARRRAAQDALFAQAFAAEIHRLFPGCPAARARAIALHASERGSGRVGRSAAGRALGEGAVTSAVVASVRHLDTPYDRLLMSGVPRHEARRRIAAAVATVLRGWTEAGLGSTG; from the coding sequence ATGGTCCCCCGCGCGACGCTCCCGCCCCTGACCGGACTTCTCGTCTTCCAGCCCCTCAAGCGGCGGTACTGCGCCGAGTGCCGCCGCGGACCGCTGCCGCTGCTCGCCCTCGAGGACGGCGCCCCGCGCTGCCTCGACTGCGCCGACCTCGGACATCTGGTGTTCCTGCCGAGCGGCGACACCGCGCTGACGCGAAGATCGCGGGAGGAGAGCACGCTGTCGGCGGTGGTCGTGCGGTTCAACCGGCGCAAGAGCCGGTACGAACGGCAGGGAGTCCTGGTCGAGGAGGCGGCGCTCGCGCGGGCCGAACAGCGGTGCCTCGCGGACGCCGAGGCGCGACGGCGGCGCCGGGTGCGGGACGCACGGCGACGGGCGGCTCAGGACGCCCTGTTCGCGCAGGCGTTCGCGGCGGAGATACACCGGCTGTTCCCCGGATGCCCGGCCGCACGGGCGCGGGCCATCGCACTCCACGCCTCGGAGCGGGGCAGCGGGCGGGTGGGCCGCAGCGCGGCGGGGCGCGCGCTGGGCGAGGGCGCGGTGACCTCGGCGGTCGTGGCATCGGTGCGGCATCTGGACACACCGTACGACCGGCTGCTGATGAGCGGAGTGCCCAGACATGAGGCGCGGCGGCGGATCGCGGCGGCGGTGGCGACGGTGCTGCGGGGGTGGACCGAGGCCGGGCTCGGTTCCACGGGGTGA
- a CDS encoding DUF397 domain-containing protein → MDRIKPRKHVYNGMPARDLGSEGWHKPWSGGNGGNCLEAMKLADGRIALRQSTDPDGPALIYTTDEMTAFIEGAKSGEADFLLS, encoded by the coding sequence ATGGATCGCATCAAGCCGCGCAAACACGTCTACAACGGCATGCCCGCGCGTGACTTGGGCAGCGAAGGCTGGCACAAGCCGTGGAGCGGCGGAAACGGAGGCAACTGCCTGGAGGCGATGAAACTCGCCGACGGCCGGATCGCCCTCCGCCAGTCCACCGACCCCGACGGCCCCGCGCTGATCTACACCACCGACGAGATGACGGCCTTCATCGAGGGGGCGAAGTCGGGGGAGGCGGACTTCCTGCTGTCCTGA
- a CDS encoding ABC transporter ATP-binding protein has product MGKKRTAPEVSESERLLFGGPLRYDMGWNSHSDAFLELNFRAMITRLPSLLSASLRLARQADRGAARIVLAAEAGRGVAQAVSLLAVNTVLARLMGGGPIDERLRGAVPALVTVAAVMFLAALLRAASTYATGRLEPKVERVATERYLERAAAVELAAIEDHAFHKLLDTAQYGAASARRMISYGTRVINAMISLIAAAGVLTVLHPALLPLLVTMTLPSAWSALTVARRRYESFHAWVQHARAGRLLGSLLIEPEAAPEIRVHGVGAFLLRHFRAMSETAEAEQARLAKLAARTGLIAAAWTGLATVATYATLGGLLLAGAMALSVAGTAVIAIRTGSQSLDTLVVEVNALHEEALFVGDLHRLYTEADQWAIPPGGAELPEDPREIRFENVTFRYPGDSARPALDDVTLSLPLGRIVALVGENGSGKTTLVKLLAGLYRPEQGRILWDGVDAATADRHRLAERIAMVAQDFKRWPFTARVNVALGRSSVPVCEDRLGAAVADAGAETVIADLPRGLDTLLARNFSGGHELSGGQWQRLGIARAAYRRGRILIVDEPTAALDARAELEVFERIRALADSGQTVVLITHRLASVRHADLVHVLDQGRLVESGTPEELLANGGVYAELYALQAEQFASSPAPVRKVPAPKAG; this is encoded by the coding sequence GTGGGGAAGAAGCGGACCGCGCCGGAGGTGTCCGAGTCTGAGCGGCTGCTCTTCGGCGGGCCGCTGCGCTACGACATGGGCTGGAACAGCCACTCGGACGCGTTCCTGGAACTGAACTTCCGCGCCATGATCACCCGGCTGCCGTCCCTGCTCTCGGCCAGTCTCCGGCTCGCCCGGCAGGCCGACCGGGGCGCCGCGCGGATCGTGCTGGCCGCCGAGGCGGGCCGGGGTGTGGCGCAGGCGGTGAGCCTGCTCGCGGTGAACACGGTGCTGGCCCGGCTGATGGGCGGCGGCCCGATCGACGAACGGCTGCGCGGAGCCGTCCCCGCCCTGGTCACGGTGGCCGCCGTGATGTTCCTCGCGGCCCTGCTGCGCGCCGCGAGCACCTACGCCACCGGCCGGCTGGAGCCCAAGGTCGAGCGGGTGGCGACCGAGCGGTACCTGGAGCGGGCCGCGGCCGTCGAGCTGGCCGCGATCGAGGACCACGCCTTCCACAAGCTGCTGGACACCGCGCAGTACGGCGCCGCCTCCGCGCGCCGGATGATCTCCTACGGGACCCGCGTGATCAACGCGATGATCTCGCTGATCGCGGCGGCGGGCGTGCTGACCGTGCTGCACCCCGCCCTGCTGCCGCTGCTGGTGACGATGACTTTGCCGAGCGCCTGGAGCGCGCTGACCGTCGCCCGGCGGCGCTACGAGTCCTTCCACGCCTGGGTGCAGCACGCCCGGGCGGGCCGGCTGCTCGGCAGCCTGCTGATCGAGCCCGAGGCGGCCCCCGAGATCCGGGTGCACGGGGTCGGCGCCTTCCTGCTGCGGCACTTCCGCGCGATGTCGGAGACGGCGGAGGCGGAGCAGGCCCGCCTGGCGAAGCTCGCCGCCCGTACGGGCCTGATCGCGGCGGCGTGGACGGGCCTGGCGACGGTGGCGACGTACGCGACGCTGGGCGGGCTGCTGCTGGCGGGGGCGATGGCCCTGTCGGTCGCGGGGACGGCCGTGATCGCGATCCGGACCGGCTCGCAGAGCCTCGACACGCTCGTGGTGGAGGTCAACGCGCTGCACGAGGAGGCGCTCTTCGTCGGGGACCTGCACCGGCTGTACACCGAGGCGGACCAGTGGGCGATTCCGCCGGGCGGTGCAGAGCTGCCGGAGGATCCGCGGGAGATCCGCTTCGAGAACGTCACGTTCCGCTACCCGGGCGACTCGGCCCGCCCCGCTCTCGACGACGTGACGCTGAGCCTGCCGCTGGGCCGGATCGTGGCTCTGGTCGGCGAGAACGGCTCCGGCAAGACGACCCTGGTCAAGCTGCTCGCCGGGCTCTACAGGCCGGAGCAGGGGCGGATCCTGTGGGACGGCGTGGACGCGGCGACCGCGGACCGGCACCGGCTGGCCGAGCGGATCGCGATGGTGGCGCAGGACTTCAAGCGGTGGCCGTTCACGGCCCGGGTGAACGTCGCCCTGGGGCGTTCCTCGGTGCCCGTGTGCGAGGACCGGCTGGGCGCGGCGGTCGCCGACGCGGGGGCGGAGACGGTGATCGCGGACCTGCCGCGCGGACTGGACACCCTGCTCGCCCGCAACTTCAGCGGCGGTCACGAACTGTCGGGCGGCCAGTGGCAGCGGCTGGGCATCGCCCGGGCGGCCTACCGTAGGGGCCGCATCCTGATCGTGGACGAGCCGACGGCGGCCCTGGACGCCCGGGCCGAGCTGGAGGTCTTCGAGCGGATCCGCGCCCTGGCCGACAGCGGCCAGACGGTCGTACTGATCACGCACCGGCTGGCGTCCGTACGGCACGCGGATCTGGTGCACGTCCTGGACCAGGGCCGGCTCGTGGAGTCCGGGACGCCGGAGGAGCTGCTGGCCAACGGTGGCGTCTACGCCGAGCTGTACGCGCTCCAGGCGGAGCAGTTCGCCTCGTCACCCGCGCCGGTCAGGAAGGTGCCGGCGCCGAAGGCGGGCTGA
- a CDS encoding anthrone oxygenase family protein — protein MIDGPYFVLTVLGVLGTGLVAGVFCGFSTFVMRGLGMLPPAQGVAAMKAVNVAAVTPPFMIVFLGSAVLCAVIAVVTFVLWPDEGTVELLVGSALYLFGSFGLTMVANVPRNDALAELEPGTPEAAAYWPVYLREWTLWNHVRTAASAGAALAYMLALT, from the coding sequence ATGATCGACGGACCGTACTTCGTGTTGACGGTGCTGGGCGTGCTCGGGACCGGCCTGGTGGCCGGGGTGTTCTGCGGGTTCTCGACCTTCGTGATGCGGGGCCTGGGCATGCTGCCACCGGCGCAGGGGGTCGCCGCGATGAAGGCGGTCAACGTGGCGGCTGTGACTCCGCCCTTCATGATCGTGTTCCTCGGGTCGGCGGTGCTGTGCGCGGTGATCGCCGTGGTGACGTTCGTGCTGTGGCCGGACGAGGGGACGGTGGAGCTGCTGGTGGGCAGCGCGCTGTACCTGTTCGGGTCATTCGGGCTGACCATGGTCGCGAACGTGCCGCGCAACGACGCCCTGGCCGAGCTGGAGCCGGGCACTCCGGAGGCGGCGGCGTACTGGCCGGTGTACCTGCGCGAGTGGACACTGTGGAACCACGTCCGTACGGCGGCCTCGGCCGGGGCGGCGCTGGCCTACATGCTGGCGCTCACCTGA
- a CDS encoding ATP-binding protein translates to MASVIPSAPLGTDAAAGPPGLGAATEEASFGAAAGRRFRFELAAHPGSPAQARRLTRARLTGWSVCEDTCDSAALVVSELVTNAIVHTASTHIVCELHDGDDLVRIAVRDEGCAPGQPHAASRTRPEEEHGRGLLLVDALCRSWGAQENGPGLLVWAELPRTADTSHEPDGPRGDLGWGTRPKRGPSDDPDDGDGAHQARHTRGAPEVPQQQRRRERGPA, encoded by the coding sequence GTGGCAAGCGTGATTCCGTCCGCGCCCTTAGGAACAGACGCCGCCGCAGGCCCTCCCGGGCTTGGGGCCGCCACGGAAGAGGCCTCCTTCGGGGCCGCTGCCGGGCGCCGGTTCCGTTTCGAGCTGGCCGCACATCCGGGTTCTCCCGCCCAGGCCAGACGCCTGACGCGAGCCCGGCTGACCGGCTGGTCGGTGTGCGAGGACACGTGCGACAGCGCTGCTCTGGTCGTTTCCGAACTGGTCACCAACGCCATCGTGCACACGGCGAGCACCCACATAGTGTGCGAGCTGCACGATGGTGACGACCTGGTGCGCATAGCCGTGCGCGACGAGGGCTGCGCCCCCGGCCAGCCGCACGCCGCGAGCCGGACCCGGCCCGAGGAGGAGCACGGGAGGGGACTGCTTCTCGTCGACGCCCTCTGCCGCTCCTGGGGTGCCCAGGAGAACGGCCCCGGGCTGCTGGTCTGGGCGGAGCTGCCGCGCACGGCGGACACCTCGCACGAGCCGGACGGACCTCGGGGCGACCTGGGCTGGGGCACCCGCCCCAAGCGCGGCCCGTCCGACGACCCGGACGACGGGGACGGGGCCCACCAGGCACGCCACACGCGGGGCGCCCCAGAGGTTCCCCAGCAGCAGCGCCGCCGAGAGCGGGGGCCCGCATGA
- a CDS encoding SAM-dependent methyltransferase, which produces MTGLDPTSAVRIDTTRPHPARMYDWYLGGKDNYPVDEEMGRQMLTLDPRVPVMARVNRAFMHRATRWLAGSGVRQFLDIGTGIPTEPNLHQIAQQTAPGARVVYCDNDPIVLAHAAALLRGTDEGATEYLQADVRDPDAILEGARKVLDFTRPVALSLVALLHFVSDEDGAHDLVRRLLAELPSGSHLVMTHATADFTPQESKAATEKLRAAGVTLALRSREEFTRFFDGLDLVEPGVEVPHRWHPELGEPVPGQDDGVIPGYGAVGRKP; this is translated from the coding sequence ATGACCGGGCTGGACCCCACGTCGGCCGTCCGCATCGACACGACCAGACCCCATCCCGCGCGGATGTACGACTGGTATCTCGGAGGCAAGGACAACTACCCGGTCGACGAGGAGATGGGCCGGCAGATGCTCACCCTCGACCCGCGGGTGCCGGTGATGGCCCGGGTCAACCGCGCGTTCATGCACCGGGCCACGCGCTGGCTGGCCGGCAGCGGCGTACGGCAGTTCCTGGACATCGGCACCGGCATCCCGACCGAGCCCAACCTGCACCAGATCGCCCAGCAGACCGCGCCCGGCGCCCGGGTCGTCTACTGCGACAACGACCCCATCGTCCTGGCCCACGCGGCGGCCCTGCTGCGCGGCACGGACGAGGGCGCGACCGAATACCTCCAGGCCGACGTGCGTGACCCGGACGCCATCCTGGAGGGCGCGAGGAAGGTCCTGGACTTCACCCGGCCCGTCGCGCTGTCGCTCGTCGCGCTGCTCCACTTCGTCTCCGACGAGGACGGCGCCCACGACCTGGTCCGCCGGCTGCTCGCCGAACTCCCCTCCGGCAGCCACCTGGTGATGACCCACGCGACCGCCGACTTCACCCCGCAGGAGTCGAAGGCGGCCACCGAGAAGCTGCGCGCCGCCGGCGTCACCCTGGCCCTGCGCTCCCGCGAGGAGTTCACCCGCTTCTTCGACGGCCTCGACCTCGTCGAGCCCGGCGTCGAGGTGCCCCACCGCTGGCACCCCGAGCTGGGCGAGCCCGTGCCCGGGCAGGACGACGGGGTGATCCCGGGATACGGGGCGGTCGGGCGCAAGCCGTAG